TCCAGGGCCTAAACGACACGACGTACAAGAGAAATAAGGAAAACGAGAAACGACACCCGTCGCTAAAGCGTTCCATCTATTTGTCAAAATGGAGCAAATTTCTCTGTGTCTGCAACCCCGCGCAAAACGCACGCTCAACGCCCGATAACGCCAAGAATCTTATTTtccacccccctccccccccctccttctctctctcttcggCCTTTTGAGTCCGGTATTCCAGTTTGAAAAACCAACGGTCGCTCCCATGCCCGAATCAGGCATGCCAGTAAGTATATACGAAGTCATTTCTTTAGAGTAGTAGAACAGGATAAAGGACAGTGAGTAGCAAGGAGCCCCTCGCGAATTTGCGTAGCGCCTCTTTTGGTGTGGTGCCATAGTTGTGGCAAGTACAGCAAGTGTATTGTGCTGCTATGAGGTGCGACTCACGGCTGGTCATGGCCAACCGATACCGCTAATAAATGGCGCCAAggtgaggaggaagagggcgaTGGTGATAATGAATGAACAGGGCAGAGCCCGGCTAGGATTGGAACTGCGACTTCTGGAAGCTCTCGACGGTGACGTTACCGACCTTGGTGGACGGCATGACGGGCCCTGGTGCAGGGGCGGCGGGTTTGGCGGGAGCGGCGGCAGCCTCCGGCAGGGCGCCCGGCGCGCTAACGGTGCTGGTCAGCGAGCTGGTGCGGCTGCTCTCGCTCGCGGGGGCGGCCTTGATGGCGGCGATGGGAGCTCCCGGCTTGCGCAGGACCTCGAGGAAGGTCGAGGGCAGGTATCCGATGCGGCCGTCGCGGGCGCGGCACTTCCACCACTCGCTGGGGTTGCCGAGCGGGTCGCTCTTGCTCAGCACGGCCACGAGATCGCCCTTGCGGACTTCGAGGTCGACGCCCTGGACGAGGGCCTGGCCCTGGGTGGCGGGCGAGAAGTCGTACAGGACGCGGCAGAACTCGAGCTTGGACGGGTCGAGGGTCTGCTGGGAGGCCACGAGCTGCCGCcggcgctcctcctcctctgcgTTGGCGGCCAGCGAGCGGATCACCTTGCTCATGACATACGGCAGGCCGAAGGCGGCGAGCATGAAGAAGAACAGGGGCTTGCGGCTAGGCCTGGGCgggccgccctcgccggcgGGGCTGTGGCGGCCTTCGAAGCGGGCGAACGAGGCGGGGGTGAGAGCTTTCGCATCCGCCGGCGGGGGTCTACCCGTCAGCTTGGCGATCAAGGTCCGGATCCAGCGCATGAGGGTGAAGATGCCCAGTACGGAGCCGAGGGTGTCGCGCAGGTTACCGAACTGCTCGGCGACGGAAACCATTGCTATttgaggaaaaaaaaattagAAGCCAGGGGACTTTGGTACACGATCGACCGGGTAGGAGAGGGGTGGGTGATTAGCTTACCAAAGAAGCTTGAATGGGTAGCCATGTATGTGCTCTCTAACATCTGGGCAAACCCGCTAAAGGCACCCACGATGCCCTCGAGCATCTGGAAGGTGGCTTGAGTGCTCATGTTGAAGCGCTGGGTGAGGCTGTCGGGATTGTTGGGGTCCCCGGGCATGGCCCCGGGCATTCCTCCATACATGCCTCCGCCGTACATGCCGCCGCCGTAGCCGCCGTAGCCGCCGTACATTCCGGCCCCGTACATGCCGGCGCCGTATCTGGAGTAGGGTGTGGCGTATGGCGACGAGTATGCCGAGGTGTATGGAGTTGTCCCGTAGGGTCTGCTGTAGGTCGCCGCATTCTGGTTCACCGAGGCAGTCAGGCTTGCAGGCCGAGCGGGAATGGCGGGTGATGTGGTAGAGGATGTTGTTGTGGTTGTGCTGGCGGTTGCCGGTGCGGTGGACACGGCTGCCGATGTTGAGGATGTGGATGGCGCTGCTGCTTCACCGGGACGGATTAGCGATATTGTTTGGCGATGCCCGACCGACACACAGAGGAAAGGAATGCATACCAGaagtcgccggcgccgcgccCGGTCTCTCCCAAGGTTTTGGTGGCGAAGCCATATTTCGCGCGTGAGCTCGCTCGCGTGCGTTTGCTTTTGTTTGTGCAGTGGGCGTTGTGTGGCAGCGATTTTTTTGAGAAATCGGTGGTCACCAGCGATGACGGCGGAGAATCGTTTCCAGGGTGGCGACGCGAGGAAGCGGGCCGAGGGTCGGGTCGCCCCAAGGAAGAAGGCCGTACGGGGTATGTGCGCGGGTACTTGATCGGTACTTGTCGGGGCTCTTGGCGGGAAGCGCGCGCCCGCAACAACCAGAATGTGCGCTGAAAACGGCCCGCGAAGGTTGACGTGGCTCGATTTCAGGCTCTTTTCTCTGCTTCCTCGCGATGCGCCGGCGTTCGCAAGAGCGCCTGGCATGTGGTCGAGTTGATAATTGACGGGCAGTGGGCGGCCAAGTGGAGAATAGCCAAGGTTGCGGGCGACGGCCGACACTCTCTGAGTGTGGGGGGGAGGCTTGTGAACCTCGGTACGAATTACTGGAGtccgtatgtacagtactgtacatacacggCTTGCGGAGTGCCAGTCCACCCCTGCGCAATGTGGAGAGGCCCGGGGCTTAGCCGGTCCGGTCTGGGCGGGTTGCACTCCGCACGGATTATGTTATGGGATTAGTACACTGTAGGCAGTTGTAAGCCTGCGAGTATGTACGGACTACTATGTAACTACTGCATCATGAAGTGTTTGCAGTATTTATTTGCTTGTGGGTGCAAGCTTGCACTCTTATCGAAGACCGAGCCACGCACACGCATGGGCATTGACAAGCACACCCATTCCAGGTACACTGCGAAGCGACTTataaaggaagaagaagaagaaggaaaagaaaacaaaCAGAGGAAATAAAAACACCAAGATGGAGTTGGTCGATGGGGTGGATTTTAGCTATCTTCTTTACTTGCGGATATTCCAACTCTAGAAGTTATTCTCGCTCCAACGGCCGATATCTTCCGAGGATTCACTAAAGATCAGAGCTCATCATGAAAATCGCCAGAATCGTCTCGACCAGCGCGTTCGGTTCCGGTGCCGTCGTATAGTTTACTGGTGATGGAGGAGGCAGCCTCGGACAGTTTCTCTTTCTGCTCCGCAAAGTCATCGGCCGTCGCCGACGCCGCGTACTCGTCGAGCCACTCGATCGCCTCTCTCACGGCATCCCGGAGCTATACAGGCGGAAGGGGAAGGGTTAGCATCGTATTTATTCTTTGCGCAGGTCTCCAGGCCGGGTAGGAGGAACGCACCGATTCTTTCTCATCGCCACCGAGCTGGCCACCGAGCCCAGCCTCGTCGTCGAACTGGTTCTTGAGGCTGAAGGCGCAACTCTCGAGGCCGTTGCGCGCCTCGATGCGCTCCCGGGCCTCCCTATCCTCATCTGCGAacttctcggcctcggcaATCATGCGAGCGATCTCGTGCTGCGTCAGGCGGCCGCCGTCGCTGCTTATCATGATGGTCTCCTTGCGTCCGGTGCCCTTGTCCTGGGCCGAGACCTCCAGGATGCCGTTGAGGTCAAGCGAAAACGTGACTTCGATCTGGAGGACGCCACGTGGTGCCGCCGGTATGCCCGTGAGCTCGAACTTGCCCAGGAGATTGTTATCCTTTGTCATGGTCCTCTCGCCTTCGTAGACTTTGATCATAACAGAGGGTTGGTTGTCTGGTATGGGCGGTTTAGCTCTGGCCTCTGGCTCAGCCGCTTCGGGCCCCAAGGAACACACATACCGGCTGTGGTAGAGAAGATTTGGGATCGACGCTGCGCAGAGGTCGGGTCAGTCAGCAAGAACGGCGAATGGCTGTTTCAGAGCTCAAGAGATGCGAGAAAGACGCGGCAAGTGACCGTGGGAAGCTGCGTGTGGCGCGGAATCAGTTGTGCCTGTCTACCCGTCAGCCTCTACCTCGTCGAACCGAGGCTCTTTGGAGGGCCCGAGTCGGAACATGGCCTACCATCAAACCGCCTGCTGTCTCGATTCCGAGGGTAAAGGGTTAATATCCATGAGCAGTACCTCCTCAGTGGCCTACCGGTTAGAAGCAGGTCAGTTAAAGGTCCgccgcaaaaaaaaaaaaaaaaaaaaaaaaaaagggccgGCTCAAAGTAGTGGACGAGTATTAATATTATCCGTCTAATGATGGCGCACATCAGTCATGCTAGCCGCCGGTCCTGTCGTTCCATGAATCGTGTCCCCTATATATACAACAGCATTTTCCTCCTAATAACCAACGCCGCAGAAGCAATCATTCTTCGTTTCAGCTCTCCTACGCACCCCAAcccctctctctttctctctctcgcgTGGGGTGCGCACCCAGACGCACGCACACACAGCCGAAAACCTCTCTTTTGTTCCATCTACTGCTTGTCCCTCTTCTCCCAGTAGATGTTGGCCGGCTCCAGCGGCCGCGAGAAGAGCGAGGCGTAGTCGGTGCCAATGACCTTGTCGCTCCCGTCCACGTTGCGGAACTTGAACATGCGCACCGTCTCGGCGATGATGGTCTGCAGTTGCAGATTGGCAAAGTTCTCGCCGATGCAGCGGTGGCGGCCGGCGCCGAAGGGCAGGTACGGCGAGGCTGCACCCTTGCTGACCAGGCCGTAGCCGTAGTCgaccttctcctcctcctcctcgtccgggTTGCGCACCATGCTGGGCGCCAGCGGGTGGTCCTTCTCCCACCGGTGCGGCTCCCAGAGGTCCGGCTGCGGGAAGTACTGCTCGTCCGAGGCCGAGACGCCCGGCGCGGCCAGGAGGACGTGGTTGTTGGGGATGACGTACTTGGTGCCCGGCACCGGCATCGGCTGCTTGACGGCCCGCATGATGGAGTGGATCGGCGCGTGCAGGCGGAGCGTCTCCTTGACGATGGCCTGGTTGAGCGGCAGCTTGGCCAGATCCTCGTACGTCAGCGGCGGCAGGTCCGGGCCGAGGTTCTTGATTTGCTCCTGGTAGAGTTCCTCCATTATGTCCGGGCGGGAAGCCAGGCGGAGCATGATCCACGAGctggtcgacgacgacgagtgCTGGCCGGCCATCAGGAGCGCAATCATCATGTGAGCAATCTCGTGGTCCGGCACCCGGACGCCGTTCTTGTACGTCGAGTTCATCAGGTGGTACATGATATCCTGCGCCCCCGTCTCGCCGCGCTCACGGCGAGCCTTGATCGTGTCCATGTAGATCTTGGCCACTGTCCTCTGGGCGTGGTCGCGCCGCTTGTTCCACGGGAGCGGGGCCCAGTGCAGCATGAAGTTGATGGGCGTGAAACCCATGTCGAGGTCGTGGTAGAGGTCGGCCAGCGTCTCGTCGAACTTATCGCGGATCTCCTTGCCCTGCAGCGCGTGGGAGGCGGTGAAGATGGTGATCTGGGCCATCTTGGGGCAGATGTTGACGATACCCGACTGGCCCTTGAAATCGGGAGACCTCTTGAAGTAGCTCTTGACCTCATCCGAGATGATAGGCACGTAGGAGCGGAATGCCTCCGTCGTCAGGGCGATCTTCATGAACTGCCAGAGCGAAAATTGCCAAGTCAGCCACCCAATTGCCGTCCGATATCCCCCGCCAGGGTTGGTTATCTGGTTTCACCAACCTTCTTTTGCTCCATGAGCTTCGAGTTCGGGCAGTCATAGACAACGTCCTTGCCAAAAACGGGCGTCGTGAGCACCGTGTAGATCTCCTCGGCGCAGACGTCGCGGATCTTGCCGTTCAGGATGAAGTCATTGCCCTTGGGGCCGACGTAGACGGTCGTCTTCTTGCCGAGCAGGATGAAGGTGAAGCAATCACCGTACTaaccagaaaaaaaaaagaaacaaaaCAAGAGAGTTAGACACCGTAGGCGCGAGGAGCGAGAGGGTTGGGTGGGGGTTGAGAGTGGGGGGAAGTCCTCACCTTCGCCCTGTTCTCTTTGAAGAAGCGCGGCGGGTCCATGCCGTAGGTGATGGTGCTGCCGATGAAGGGGAACCAGTGGAAGACGACGGGCGGCTCATTGGGATTCTTGAAGAGCACCTGGTTGAGCACATTGAGGATGACGGACAGGAGCACGAACCCCCCAACCGCGACACCGATTTGCGACGCCAGCCCGAGGCGCGAGAACCCCTCGGCCAGCGGGCCTCCCAGATCTTGGATGAGACCCATGTTAAgcagaaagagagagagggagagagggcGCCGGATCCGAGGCAATTACGAGGGAAAGAGGGCAAGAGACTCTGGATCCAAGAGCCAAAGTATCTGCAAGTCGACTCGTGGGCAGAAACTCGGCTTCTTGTCGTCCTGGAAGAAGGACTCTAAAGTAGGGTGTGCTGGGTGGGAGGAAAGGTGTGTTTTTGAAGCGGTCTGCGAAGGTCCCAGTGTCCCTAACTTTTATGCCTACCGCCTTGTTCCAGGGGAACGGGGGACCACTGGCGCGATGCGACTGGGTCTTTTGATGATTTCTCCAGTTATCAGCCAATCAGAGGTGGTGTTCGTATTCGCATCCGGCCAAGGTACCTTGGTACCTTGGCTCGATCATGCCACAGGCATTCCCAATCGTACGGATTCGTACAACGCAGCCAATTGATTGTATGGCCGGCCTTTTCCGCCTTTGCAGAGAGGCATCCACGGCCAGAGTGCAAGTTTTAGAGCTACAACCATTGGGCTGTGAGAGATTCCCGAATACGATCGCGGAGGGTGCAGTTGCTGGTGGGAAGGCACAAAGTGGGACTCCACATTTGGCACGCTAAGGCAGGTACAGAACACTTTTTGTTCTGGCTACACTACGCGGACGGAAGGATCcgtactgtaatccgtacacactAGCGAAAGAGAAGGGCCGTGCGCCCAAGCACTCTGGTGGGAATCCAACGCTTGCCAATGCCCTCACTGGTTGATGATCCCTAACCCTTTGGATATAATCTGTCTACGGACGGATTACCCCCTTACAAAACCGTCTGTACGCGCACTTCTTGCCAAGTCTAATAGGTCGTCAACACACCCAATGTGTGTTGATTTGGCCTTCGAAACTCCCCTTCATGCTGGCTCTATTTATTATCATAGTACCAATTATTATCATGCTACCTCTTGCGGGCGCGAAATTGTCGTAGCAACGCCATCTCTGTCTCTCTCTGACATGCAGCAACCAAATAAACGAAACAGGAAGTGAAGAAAAAGACGCAGTCAAATGCGTATGATGTGGTATCATGCCACCCCAAAGGGGGTAAATATGTCAAAGCCCGACACTCCCCGACCCCGCCGCTCTCCCTTTCGCTCAGCTCCAAAACGGACCCGCCCGATGATAAAAACGCCCGACAACGCCCTTTTCCATGTAGAATGCGTAATGAGACCTTCTTCGGAGGATTGTGCTTACTGTGGCCCGCGGCCAGGCAGGACGGAGGCCAATTACCTAATCACCACTCCAGCCCCAACCACCCGTACCCGCCATCGATGTTGACCCAGTTGCCCCGCTCTATGGCACTCTCCCACCCCATCATGACGGCCAAGAGCCGGCACCCCACCGCGCTGACCGTGCAGATGACGACGTCGCTCGCCCCGGCCAGCACAGCCAGGTCCATCATGTACGCGCGGCCCACCAGGCTCCTGAGCCGGAGGGTCTCCGCAGATGGAGTGGTGTCGGTAggggcgagggcggcagTGGTGGCGGACGCCGAAGTCGAGCGGGCCGCCGACGAGACTCCCAGGTTCCAAAACATGGCGGCGAAGAAGCCGCCCTCCCAGCCAAAAGTCTCGTCAACAAACTTGCGCATGACCGACTTGCGCGTGCTCACTTCCTTGATGGCCTCCTTGCTGGCGAGTTTGATGCGCTCCTGCGCGCGGTGGTGGCGGCTTGTGCTCGTGTGCCCCGTCGCTGCCGCCACCAGTTCGGGGCTGTCATAGACCACGGGGTCATCCGACGCCAACACGACGATGCTTTGCTCCTTGGCGGCTGCCGCGGCGCCCTGGTCATCGGCGCTGCCGCCCAagaggccgccgccggttTGGTTGAAGTACGTCTCGATGATCTGGTGCGCCGTGTCGGTGTATAGGTTGAGCGGCATGTATGAATGGCGGTACTGCAGTTCGAGCGGGTGCCGGTCTCCGCGCCGGATATGCACGCCTACGGCGAGGCCGTTGCGCTGGCCATTCGACTCGGGCACTAACCTCTTGGCATTC
This genomic window from Thermothelomyces thermophilus ATCC 42464 chromosome 1, complete sequence contains:
- a CDS encoding eburicol 14a-demethylase is translated as MGLIQDLGGPLAEGFSRLGLASQIGVAVGGFVLLSVILNVLNQVLFKNPNEPPVVFHWFPFIGSTITYGMDPPRFFKENRAKYGDCFTFILLGKKTTVYVGPKGNDFILNGKIRDVCAEEIYTVLTTPVFGKDVVYDCPNSKLMEQKKFMKIALTTEAFRSYVPIISDEVKSYFKRSPDFKGQSGIVNICPKMAQITIFTASHALQGKEIRDKFDETLADLYHDLDMGFTPINFMLHWAPLPWNKRRDHAQRTVAKIYMDTIKARRERGETGAQDIMYHLMNSTYKNGVRVPDHEIAHMMIALLMAGQHSSSSTSSWIMLRLASRPDIMEELYQEQIKNLGPDLPPLTYEDLAKLPLNQAIVKETLRLHAPIHSIMRAVKQPMPVPGTKYVIPNNHVLLAAPGVSASDEQYFPQPDLWEPHRWEKDHPLAPSMVRNPDEEEEEKVDYGYGLVSKGAASPYLPFGAGRHRCIGENFANLQLQTIIAETVRMFKFRNVDGSDKVIGTDYASLFSRPLEPANIYWEKRDKQ